agaaagaaagaaagaaagaaaaagaaagaaagaaagaaagaaagaaagagaaagaaaagaaaagaaaagaaagaaagaaagaaagaaagaaagagaaagaaaagaaaagaaaagaaagaaagaaaaagaaaataaagttcaaaGTCTATAAACTCGCTTGGCCTCTCAGTTCCTTTTTGAACTCAGTGTCCAGGAACAGCCATGATTCCAAAAGCATCCACAAGTTCTGAACTTCAACTCAGGGCCTACTGATTGTCCTCTGTGAGGCATTTAAAGCCCCTCTTGAGTCTAAGGTGGGTCAAGATTGAGGGCAAAGATATTGTGTGGACACTGGAGGAAGCTTTTTGggtcacagaggaagaaaataaagtctttcccacaTGTGGTGCTCTCTTTAGCCCCTCTCCCTTCCACAGGCTAGGAGAGCCAATACAGATCTGCTCCTCTGTGGGGAGGGAGCTGATGATCTCATTCTCTTGGGCTGCCCCATGGCTATGAGTGCGGAGGGCTGGGCCCATGGTACTCAGACCTGAGGCAGCCGGCCATACAGCCTTGGTACCCAGGCATAACCCTCAGGTTCTTGTTCACTTCCTCTTTCTGGATGGCTTGCTTTTCCCTGGCACCAATACCCCATGGTAAGAGTGATATATACAGAAGGGAAACGCAGATGCAGGCTtctgaggaaaagggaaagaaagcccTTTACCTGCCTGACTTTAGGCCCTAGGCTACCTCTAGCCCTGACAAAATTAATTTTCCAAGTAGTTCTGCTGCACGTATGGTCAAAGCTTCAGCTTTACAGCATGCATTTGCTTTACTTTATCCTCTGTCCATGTGATTTTTTCTCACAGGAGGCTGGTGTTCACAGAAGACAGAATTTGGGGATGTGGGAGTCTGGTTTGGAATATGGTCCATTGGCCAGCATTTCTCTCTCAGTCGCTTCCCATTTATCTTGCTCTCTCTTGGTGAACTCACTTGTTGCCTCCCACTTTAATACTCCTCTGCACTGGGGTATAATGATCTCAGAGTTGGGTTGAAGATTGACATTAAcccatttaaaataagaaaatggaagcCAAGTTGGGAATATCTTCTTAGTGGCAACACCAAAATGCCCTTCTTCTTCCGACACTTTGAAGATAATTGGGAATCTGACAGAAcaattaaaattgaattattgTTTCTAATAGATTTTAAGCCCATTCTGCAGTGAAATTTCATGAACTAGCAAGAGGTAAGATTTTACTGTGAGAATCAGTCTTCCTGATGGACGAGTTCACTCCTGAGATTAATACCATCACTCCACACAGCTCCAGCTGGCCATGTCAACTCAACGGCTTGTGTCGATTTTGCCATGGCTCCCACCTCCCTCTCTTccatttaatctctctgaataCTACTGCGTTagtttttgcattattttagaGGAGCAATTTATCATTTAAATGGCCATCTTCCCAACAACCAACCAAGTAAgagttgttgtttctttttctgtttatccaCACAAATGCATTAAAATATCGTCAGTCCTGGGTTACAATGCCTTGGTGGttctaatttgaattttctttttcactttgaaCACTCAGGACACCATCTTCTTTTATTATACAAGAAAGGAGTGTACCTATCACACACAGGGGGAAAATGCTCTTTTGGGTGCTAGGCCTCCTAATCCTCTGTGGTTTTCTGTGGACTCGTAAAGGAAAACTAAAGATTGCAGACATCACTGATAAGTACATTTTTATCACTGGATGTGACTCGGGCTTTGGAAACTTGGCAGCCAGAACTTTTGATAAAAAGGGATTTCATGTCATCGCTGCCTGTTTGACTGAATCAGGATCAACCGCTTTAAAGGCAGAAACCTCAGAGAGACTTCGTACTGTGCTTCTGGATGTGACTGACCCAGAGAATGTCAAGAGGACTGCCCAGTGGGTGAAGAACCAAGTTGGGGAAAAAGGTGAGGGACATGAAAGTGGGGAGGATGGGACAGGGACAGGGGACAGAGAAGTAACTGAAGCTAAATAAAATGTGCTCAAGTTTTAAATGGCCGTTCGAGAAAATGTCTCCTAAATACCGGCTGTATACTTCTCTAATTTTAGGATAGCTTCTGAGTAGTTCCAAGTACAGGCTGTCTGTGTGCATGAGAAACACAGCCCAGAAGACCCTTGGGCCTAAGCCTCAGTGGGTgaatttggggctgagatgaaaAGATTGACTTTCCAAGGTCTTCTCCTGTGAAGCGCTATTCCCCCCGTCCCATATACAGCGAAGGAATTTAGACTAAAATGTACAGGAGAATATGGGGGCAATTCCCAAATTGCCATCTGAATACCTGGGACCCACTTCTCACTACAAAATGATTCTAGAGCTCACATATTTTCAATGGGCAAGGTTGAAAATGGCCTGAGAATTTGAGTGTGAGTGTCTTACATAGTTAAGGTAGAGTAGTGAGCCATTGGATGTTCATTCTGCAATAGATTCTGCTGTGGTGACTGCATTCTGAACTAGAAGAAATTTTATTGGCTTTGAATGAAGAGTGAAACATTCTCAAGGATTAAGATGTTGGGattcacaaagaaaaaacaaatgtttgtgattttttttctagtacatCTTGATCATATAGCTGAGACTCTGAAGCTCAAAAGAATGATTTGATAAGGCTTCAGTTTTTAACACTTGAATTCCAACACCTTTAACAATACTAAATGTTTCCCATTTTAAACAAGCCAAGTGAATGTCTCAATTCTTaaccaaaaataaatgtgaaatagatTGATATCACTCTTTGTCCATACagaacattatataaatattctcTGGCCTTATCATCTAGCAAGGGAGGAAAAATAGATCAATTTACTCCACATCTGagattaaaaagcagaaagactcactcacagagtttcagtaTTTGACATTCAGAACCAGAAACAGAGTAACAGTGAGAACTTCAACTACTTCAATTTAGCCTCCCACCCTCTCTGCTATCACTTCCCAAAACTGCGAAGTATTTCAGAGTAGGAAAATGACTTCAAGGAGGAAATGGCACCATTGTGCAAAGCAGAGGCTGTATTTTCATCAAAGGTGGCAAATAAGTACTATCTTATCacacctcttttcttccctctctgttCTAGGTCTCTGGGGTCTGATCAATAATGCTGGTATTCCCGGTGTGCTGGCTCCCACTGACTGGCTGACACTAGAGGACTACAGAGAACCTATTGAAGTGAATCTGTTTGGACTCATCAGTGTGACACTAAATATGCTTCCCTTGGTCAAGAAAGCTCAAGGGAGAGTTATTAAtgtctccagtgttggaggtcgCCTTGCAATCGTTGGAGGGGGCTATACTCTATCCAAATATGCAGTGGAAGGTTTCAATGACAGCTTAAGGTAAATCAAATTAATTGACTTATTAGGAAACAATAGctgcaaacatttactgagtgcttatgTACAAGACATCCTATTTAGTACCTTTCAAAAAGCCTACCATATTTATctctaatttttgtgggtacacagtaggcatatatatttatggttatatgagatattttgatacaagtataCAATGCATAGTAATTACATCAAGGTAagtggagtatccatcacctcaagcatttatcctttctttgtattacaaacaatccaattatactcttttagttattttaaaaactatgataaattgttgactgtagtcaccctgttgcgctatcaaatactagatcttattcattctatatagctatatttctatatttctgtaCCCCTTAATCATTTCCCCTCACCCCCACTACCCTCTCAAGCCTCTAGTAACTAGttctctactttctgtctctatagtttgttttaatttttagctctcacaaataagtgagaacatgtgaactttgtttttctgtgcctggcttactttacttaacataatgacctccggttccatccacgttgttgcaaatgacaggatctcattcttttttatggctcaatagtagtactccattgtatatatgtactacgttttccttattcatttttctgttgatggacatttaggttgcttccaaattttggctgttgtgaacagtgctaaaACAAACATGGTAGTGTGGATATCTcttgatatatttatttcctttcttttgggtatatacccaacagtggtattgctggatcatatggtagctcaatttttagttttttgaggaacctccaaactgttttccatagtggttttactaatttacattcccaccaacagtgttatgagaattcccttttctcacgtcatcaccagcatttgttattacctgtcttttgtatatatgccattttaactggggtaagataatatttcattgtacttttgatatgcatttttctgatgatcaaggatgttgagcacctttcatatacctattttccacttgtatgtcttttcagaaatatctactcagatcttttgcccattttaagtTGGGATTATTAGACTTTTCcccatagagttgtttgagttccttatatattccgatttttaattccttgtcagaagggtagctttcaaatattttctcccattctatgggttgtcttttcacttttttgattgtttcctttgctgtgcagaagcttttcaaattgatgtgatcccatttgtccatttttgccttagttgcctgtgcttgtggcaTATTgctcaagaagtctttgcccagctaattgtcctggagagtttctccaatgttttcttgtagtagtttcatagtctgaggtcttagatttaagtctttaatctattttgatatgatttttgtatgtggtaagaGATAAGggtgtagtttcattcttctgcatgtggacatccagttttcccagcaccatttattgaaaagactgtcctttccccaatatatgttcttgacatctttgtcaaaaacgaattcactgtagatgtatggatttgtttctgggttctctgtcctgttccattggtgtatgtgtccatttgtatgccagtaccatgctgttttatttgCTATAGCTTTATAGAAAATTTGAAGTCATGTAATgtaattcctccagttttgttgtttttgtccaGGGTGGCTTTGGCTACTCTGGGTCTTTTGTGttgctatataaattttaggattgttttttctatttctgtaaagaatgtcattggtattttgataagaattgcattgaatctgaagACTGCTTTAGGTATCATacacattttaataatactgattcttccaatccatgaacatggaatatctttctgttttttgtgtcCTCTATAGTTTTTATTGCAGAGATCTCTCATTTCTTTAAGTTAactcctaggcattttatttttagctattgtaaatggaattacttccgtgatttcttttttagattgtttgctgttggcatatagaaattgtttgctgttggcaacAGAAATCTTTTTtggattgtttgctgttggctactgatttttgtatgttgattttgtatcctgcaactgtactgaatt
This region of Theropithecus gelada isolate Dixy chromosome 12, Tgel_1.0, whole genome shotgun sequence genomic DNA includes:
- the DHRS9 gene encoding dehydrogenase/reductase SDR family member 9 isoform X1 — protein: MPHHQPHPPCQPYKSDTRYTPGVGPTTACTLETPSSFIIQERSVPITHRGKMLFWVLGLLILCGFLWTRKGKLKIADITDKYIFITGCDSGFGNLAARTFDKKGFHVIAACLTESGSTALKAETSERLRTVLLDVTDPENVKRTAQWVKNQVGEKGLWGLINNAGIPGVLAPTDWLTLEDYREPIEVNLFGLISVTLNMLPLVKKAQGRVINVSSVGGRLAIVGGGYTLSKYAVEGFNDSLRRDMKAFGVHVSCIEPGLFKTNLADPVKVTEKKLAIWEQLSPDIKKQYGEGYIEKSLDKLKGNKSYVNMDLSPVVECMDHALTSLFPKTHYAAGKDAKIFWIPLSHMPAVLQDFLLLKQKTELANPKAV
- the DHRS9 gene encoding dehydrogenase/reductase SDR family member 9 isoform X2; protein product: MGTPSSFIIQERSVPITHRGKMLFWVLGLLILCGFLWTRKGKLKIADITDKYIFITGCDSGFGNLAARTFDKKGFHVIAACLTESGSTALKAETSERLRTVLLDVTDPENVKRTAQWVKNQVGEKGLWGLINNAGIPGVLAPTDWLTLEDYREPIEVNLFGLISVTLNMLPLVKKAQGRVINVSSVGGRLAIVGGGYTLSKYAVEGFNDSLRRDMKAFGVHVSCIEPGLFKTNLADPVKVTEKKLAIWEQLSPDIKKQYGEGYIEKSLDKLKGNKSYVNMDLSPVVECMDHALTSLFPKTHYAAGKDAKIFWIPLSHMPAVLQDFLLLKQKTELANPKAV
- the DHRS9 gene encoding dehydrogenase/reductase SDR family member 9 isoform X3, translating into MLFWVLGLLILCGFLWTRKGKLKIADITDKYIFITGCDSGFGNLAARTFDKKGFHVIAACLTESGSTALKAETSERLRTVLLDVTDPENVKRTAQWVKNQVGEKGLWGLINNAGIPGVLAPTDWLTLEDYREPIEVNLFGLISVTLNMLPLVKKAQGRVINVSSVGGRLAIVGGGYTLSKYAVEGFNDSLRRDMKAFGVHVSCIEPGLFKTNLADPVKVTEKKLAIWEQLSPDIKKQYGEGYIEKSLDKLKGNKSYVNMDLSPVVECMDHALTSLFPKTHYAAGKDAKIFWIPLSHMPAVLQDFLLLKQKTELANPKAV